From one Acidibrevibacterium fodinaquatile genomic stretch:
- a CDS encoding sensor domain-containing diguanylate cyclase produces the protein MGDEEFQRLRKLYDYAVLDTEPEPNFDRLAWIAARVFKTPIATLSLADAERHWFKARVGVEGREMPRRMSFCNETISGDHVFVVADARVDARFAAAPVVAEAPFVRFYAGAPLIAPGGLRVGSLCVLDTKPRDDFTAHEADILSHLAGTAIELLEARSRHSELTRRTEEIALLARQDPLTGLANRRSFHERLTAAIETARPGRQIAAFCLDLDHFKDVNDTLGHAAGDLLLQQVATRINAEIRETDTVARLGGDEFAILLPDCRTREQALTLAERLIAAVCGTYVLEGRRVPVAISVGCALSGDGIGAGDLLRNADAALYHAKAAGRHCWRLFDPATLAWPVAEDGGLLAR, from the coding sequence ATGGGCGATGAGGAGTTTCAACGACTCCGCAAACTTTATGACTACGCGGTTCTGGACACTGAGCCAGAACCCAATTTCGATCGGCTGGCGTGGATCGCGGCGCGGGTATTCAAAACCCCGATCGCGACCTTGAGCCTCGCCGACGCCGAGCGTCACTGGTTCAAGGCGCGGGTCGGCGTCGAAGGGCGCGAGATGCCGCGGCGGATGTCGTTTTGCAACGAGACGATCAGCGGTGATCATGTGTTCGTGGTCGCGGATGCGCGGGTCGATGCCCGCTTCGCCGCCGCCCCGGTCGTGGCGGAGGCACCGTTCGTGCGGTTTTATGCCGGCGCGCCGTTGATTGCCCCGGGCGGGTTGCGGGTCGGCAGCCTCTGCGTCCTCGACACCAAACCGCGCGATGATTTCACCGCCCATGAGGCCGATATCCTGAGCCACCTCGCTGGCACCGCGATCGAATTGCTCGAAGCCCGCTCGCGCCATTCGGAACTGACGCGGCGGACCGAGGAAATCGCCCTGCTCGCCCGCCAGGATCCGCTCACCGGCCTCGCCAATCGCCGCTCGTTCCACGAGCGCCTCACGGCGGCGATCGAGACCGCGCGACCGGGGCGGCAGATCGCGGCGTTCTGCCTCGATCTCGACCATTTCAAGGACGTCAATGACACACTCGGCCATGCCGCTGGTGATCTCCTGCTGCAACAGGTGGCAACCAGGATCAACGCCGAGATCCGCGAGACCGATACCGTCGCCCGGCTCGGCGGCGATGAATTCGCGATCCTTTTGCCCGATTGCCGCACCCGTGAGCAAGCGCTCACGCTCGCGGAGCGGCTGATCGCGGCGGTGTGTGGCACCTATGTGCTGGAGGGGCGGCGGGTTCCGGTTGCGATCAGCGTCGGCTGCGCGCTGAGCGGCGATGGGATCGGCGCCGGCGATCTGTTGCGCAACGCCGATGCCGCACTCTATCATGCCAAAGCCGCCGGCCGGCATTGCTGGCGGCTGTTCGATCCGGCAACCCTTGCTTGGCCAGTCGCCGAGGATGGCGGGCTGCTCGCGAGGTGA
- the chrA gene encoding chromate efflux transporter yields the protein MSAETRANTGDAANPGGIGEVLRVFLRLGCTSFGGPIAHLGYFRAEFVARRRWLDEAHYADLVALCQFLPGPASSQVAVSLGILRAGLPGGIAAWLGFSLPSAIVLIAFALGLGAIGAMRDAAWLAGLRIVAVAVVAQAVWGMARTLCPDRPRATLAVASAILALALPGAPGQIGAIALGAAIGWGAFREPLAAPTGELGIALSRAFAAPALVAFAALLLGLPFLAHESHLLALIAAFYRAGALVFGGGHVVLPLLQAAVVSPGWVDNDAFLAGYGAAQAVPGPLFTFAAYLGAVMRPAPHGPLGGMIALVAIYAPSFLLLIGILPFWDELRRNIAVRAAFRGVNAAVVGVLLAALYTPVWTGTIQGPRDFALALAAFLALVFWRVPPWLVVLGGAVCAAALAAF from the coding sequence ATGAGCGCTGAGACAAGGGCAAACACCGGAGACGCCGCCAACCCCGGCGGGATCGGCGAGGTTTTGCGGGTGTTCCTGCGGCTCGGGTGCACGAGCTTCGGCGGCCCGATCGCCCATCTCGGCTATTTCCGCGCCGAATTCGTCGCGCGCCGCCGCTGGCTCGATGAAGCGCATTATGCCGATCTCGTCGCACTTTGCCAATTCCTCCCGGGCCCGGCGAGCAGCCAGGTCGCGGTCAGCCTTGGCATCCTGCGCGCCGGCCTGCCCGGTGGCATCGCCGCTTGGCTCGGCTTCAGCCTGCCCTCCGCCATCGTCCTGATCGCCTTTGCATTGGGGCTCGGCGCGATCGGCGCGATGCGCGACGCCGCTTGGCTCGCGGGGCTGCGCATCGTCGCGGTCGCGGTGGTCGCGCAAGCGGTCTGGGGGATGGCGCGCACGCTCTGTCCGGACCGGCCGCGCGCGACACTCGCGGTTGCGAGCGCGATCCTGGCGCTCGCCCTGCCCGGCGCGCCGGGACAGATCGGGGCGATCGCGCTGGGCGCTGCGATCGGCTGGGGTGCCTTTCGCGAGCCGCTGGCGGCGCCGACGGGCGAACTTGGCATCGCGCTTTCGCGCGCCTTCGCCGCCCCCGCCCTGGTGGCGTTCGCCGCCCTTTTGCTCGGCTTGCCGTTTCTCGCGCACGAAAGCCATCTCCTCGCCCTGATCGCGGCGTTTTACCGCGCCGGCGCCCTGGTTTTCGGCGGCGGTCATGTCGTCCTGCCGCTTCTGCAAGCGGCGGTGGTATCGCCCGGCTGGGTGGATAATGACGCGTTTCTCGCCGGCTACGGCGCGGCGCAGGCGGTGCCGGGGCCGCTTTTCACCTTTGCCGCCTATCTCGGCGCGGTGATGCGCCCGGCACCGCATGGCCCGCTCGGCGGGATGATCGCGCTGGTTGCGATCTATGCGCCGTCTTTTCTGCTGCTCATCGGGATTCTGCCGTTCTGGGACGAATTGCGGCGAAACATCGCCGTGCGCGCGGCGTTCCGCGGGGTCAACGCCGCCGTCGTCGGGGTTTTGCTCGCGGCCCTCTATACCCCGGTCTGGACCGGCACGATCCAAGGGCCGCGCGACTTTGCGCTCGCGCTCGCCGCCTTCCTCGCCCTCGTCTTCTGGCGCGTCCCGCCCTGGCTCGTCGTGCTCGGCGGCGCGGTTTGCGCTGCAGCACTCGCCGCATTCTGA